Proteins encoded within one genomic window of Cytophagales bacterium:
- a CDS encoding histidine triad nucleotide-binding protein encodes MKKIFALCISMFAAAVIVTGQNPDYQQNKAEKIADGSVFTKIIKRELPADIVYEDDEIIAFVPLRLQAPVHLLIVPKKEIYTINDASDEDALMLGRMFLVAKKLAKEKGIAETGYRLSMNINEHAGQSVFHLHMHLLGGKTLGPMVTQDYVAPDR; translated from the coding sequence ATGAAAAAAATATTTGCATTATGTATCAGCATGTTCGCTGCAGCAGTGATTGTCACCGGCCAAAATCCTGATTATCAACAAAATAAGGCAGAGAAAATTGCCGATGGTTCCGTATTTACTAAAATCATCAAAAGAGAGCTTCCTGCAGATATTGTCTATGAAGATGACGAAATCATTGCATTCGTTCCTTTGCGGTTACAAGCGCCCGTCCATTTGTTGATCGTTCCTAAAAAAGAGATATACACCATCAATGATGCATCGGATGAAGATGCATTGATGCTTGGCAGAATGTTTCTGGTTGCCAAGAAGCTGGCAAAAGAAAAAGGTATTGCCGAAACAGGTTACCGGCTTTCTATGAACATCAATGAACATGCCGGCCAATCGGTCTTTCACCTGCACATGCATTTGTTAGGAGGTAAAACTTTAGGTCCAATGGTCACACAGGATTATGTGGCTCCTGATAGGTAA
- a CDS encoding VCBS repeat-containing protein: MRRFPLLCLLMLILQTGFAQNVSYRDVTKTHLPYQDLQRLSMDAGIADLDQDGDLDILIANEHRPNILLINDGTGKFTNGSTRIPQVNHDSEDIGIADFDGDGDPDIVVVSEDDQTNELYLNNGDGTFADAGDRIPVTGTSNSVVVFDINGDGAPDILIGNNGQNNLLINDGKGNFKDETQSRLGLFIDVTQDLTLADVDQDGDQDLLIGNEDANRLMINDGKGFFEDQSSKRLPYRDTPEETREVDVADIDGDGDLDILYGNVQAFVEGAVRQNRLLLNDGKGVFSDITETHLPNDENRCFGVAFLDIDNDGDADIMTGNTNGPRFDGMTPFSVYLNDGKGKFSVTESMLPASITGRGFDIDFVDLNGDGIKDLFLSNRGSQDFLLLGKD; encoded by the coding sequence ATGAGAAGATTTCCCTTGTTGTGCCTGCTGATGTTGATCCTGCAAACTGGATTTGCACAGAATGTCAGTTATCGAGATGTAACAAAAACACATTTGCCTTATCAGGACCTGCAACGATTGTCAATGGATGCTGGCATTGCAGACCTGGATCAGGATGGTGACCTGGACATTCTTATTGCCAATGAACATCGGCCGAATATCTTGCTCATCAATGACGGAACAGGAAAGTTTACCAACGGGAGTACGCGAATACCACAAGTCAATCATGACAGTGAAGACATTGGAATTGCGGATTTTGATGGGGATGGTGACCCTGATATCGTGGTGGTAAGTGAAGACGATCAAACTAATGAGCTGTATTTGAACAATGGCGATGGGACCTTTGCCGATGCAGGAGACCGGATTCCGGTGACTGGTACTTCCAATTCAGTAGTGGTCTTCGACATCAATGGCGATGGTGCTCCGGATATTCTGATCGGGAACAATGGACAAAACAACCTACTGATCAATGATGGCAAAGGCAATTTCAAAGACGAGACCCAATCACGGCTGGGGCTGTTCATTGATGTGACCCAGGATTTGACCTTGGCTGATGTTGATCAGGATGGAGATCAGGACCTTTTGATTGGAAATGAAGATGCTAATCGATTGATGATCAATGATGGAAAAGGCTTTTTCGAAGATCAGTCTTCAAAAAGATTGCCTTATCGTGACACACCGGAAGAAACCAGAGAAGTAGATGTCGCGGACATTGATGGTGATGGTGACCTGGATATCCTGTATGGGAACGTTCAAGCTTTTGTAGAAGGGGCGGTCCGGCAGAACCGGTTGCTGCTCAATGATGGGAAAGGTGTCTTTTCTGATATTACTGAGACTCACCTTCCTAATGATGAGAATCGTTGCTTTGGTGTAGCATTTCTGGACATTGACAATGATGGAGATGCCGATATCATGACCGGAAATACAAACGGTCCTCGATTCGATGGTATGACACCTTTCAGCGTATACTTAAATGATGGTAAGGGAAAATTTTCAGTAACGGAAAGTATGCTACCTGCAAGCATTACTGGCCGTGGATTCGATATCGACTTTGTTGACCTCAACGGAGACGGCATCAAAGACCTGTTCCTTAGTAATCGAGGTTCGCAGGATTTTTTGTTGTTGGGGAAAGATTAA